The following are encoded together in the Phragmitibacter flavus genome:
- a CDS encoding ABC transporter ATP-binding protein, producing MAALVRVNSLKIHFPIHAGFLRRKVDEVRAVDDVSFEVQEGTTLGLVGESGSGKSTLGRALLKLVPATEGEVFYRETSILPLREAAFRPMRKEMQMIFQDPFGSLNPRMRIDEIVGEPLRIHFRHLDKAGRRDTVAALLSRVGLPPESMWRYPHEFSGGQRQRIGIARALAVQPKFLICDEPVSALDVSVQTQIINLLKELQEQFKLTYLFIAHDLAVVEHMSDDIIVMNRGRIVEQGTSEQVCGDPQHEYTKKLLAAVPSL from the coding sequence ATGGCAGCACTGGTCCGGGTCAACAGCCTGAAAATTCACTTTCCCATTCATGCCGGGTTTCTCCGTCGCAAGGTGGACGAAGTGCGTGCCGTGGACGACGTCAGCTTTGAGGTTCAAGAAGGCACCACTTTGGGATTGGTGGGAGAAAGCGGCAGCGGCAAATCCACCTTGGGCCGTGCCCTGCTGAAACTGGTTCCCGCCACCGAAGGTGAAGTTTTTTACCGCGAAACCAGCATCCTGCCGCTGCGCGAAGCCGCCTTCCGCCCCATGCGCAAAGAGATGCAGATGATTTTCCAGGATCCGTTTGGTTCGCTGAATCCGCGCATGCGCATTGATGAAATCGTCGGCGAACCGCTGCGCATCCATTTCCGCCATCTCGATAAAGCCGGCCGTCGAGACACCGTCGCCGCACTTCTATCAAGAGTCGGTCTTCCGCCTGAAAGCATGTGGCGTTATCCTCACGAGTTCAGTGGTGGCCAGCGGCAACGCATCGGCATCGCCCGAGCCCTCGCCGTGCAACCGAAGTTTCTGATCTGCGATGAACCCGTCAGTGCGCTCGATGTCAGCGTGCAGACTCAAATCATCAACTTGCTCAAGGAACTCCAGGAGCAGTTCAAATTAACCTATCTGTTCATCGCCCATGATCTTGCCGTGGTGGAACACATGAGCGACGACATCATCGTGATGAACCGTGGCCGCATTGTCGAACAAGGCACCTCCGAGCAGGTGTGCGGCGATCCCCAGCACGAATACACCAAGAAACTGCTCGCCGCCGTGCCGTCTCTATGA